The Tindallia californiensis genomic interval TATCGCTTCCTCTTCATAGGCATCTACTAAGAAGGCTAAGGCTACACGATCCACGCCTACTGACGGTTCAATACAGTAGGGGATATATTTTTCATTTGTAGCAGGATCAAGATAGTTAAAATCTGTTCCTGAATGGTCACGATGCTGCTTTAGATCAAAATCCGTTCTGTCGGCAATTCCCCAAAGTTCTCCCCATCCAAAAGGAAATCGAAACTCGATGTCTGTCGTTGCATTACTGTAGTGAGATAATTCATCCTGCCCATGTTCTCTCATTCTTATGCTTTCTTCCTTTAATCCAAGGTTCAAAAGCCAGTTTTTGCAGAAATCTGACCAATAGTGAAACCATTCTATATCCGTACCCGGTTTACAGAAAAACTCTAACTCCATTTGTTCAAATTCTCTTGTTCTGAACGTAAAATTTCCTGGTGTGATTTCATTACGAAAAGCTTTACCTACCTGACCGATTCCAAAAGGAATTTTTTTTCTAGATGATCTTTGCACATTTTTAAAGTTCACAAAAATGCCTTGCGCCGTTTCTGGTCGTAAGTAAATTTGTGTACTGCTGTTTTCGGTCACTCCCTGGAAGGTCTTAAACATTAAGTTGAATTCACGAATATCAGTAAAGTTTTTTGCTCCACATTCCGGACAAGATACTTGATTCTCTTCTATAAATGATTTCATTTTTTCTGGTGCCCACCCATCTACAGGTGTTTCGTCGGCTTTTTTTTGTAAAACATCTTCTATTATTTTATCGGCTCTAAACCTACTTTTGCATTCCTTACAGTCCATCAAAGGATCACTAAATCCACCTACATGTCCCGATGCTTCCCATGTTTTCGGATTCATCAATATGGCTGCATCCAACCCTACATTATGTGGGTTTTGCTGAATAAACTTTTTCCACCAGGCTTTTTTTACATTATTTTTAAGCTCTACTCCCAATGGGCCGTAATCCCACGTATTTGCTAATCCTCCATACACCTCCGAACCCGGAAAAACAAACCCTCTATTCTTAGCCATTGCAACAATTTTTTCCATGCTTTTCTCTTGACTCAATTCAATTCCTCCTTAAAATAAATTCAAAAAAAATGCCTTTCATCCCTATCAATCTAGGGACGAAAGACATTTCACTTCCGCGGTTCCACCCTATTTGACACAGAACCTGTGTCCTCTTTTGTCACCAAGACTCCAAAGTGCCTTTCACACCTTTCCAGTATCAGGCTCCCACTATCCCCGACTCGCTTATACTTTCAAGAACGCTACTCTTCTTTTTCATCGTCTTAAAAAATATGTGCTTATACTATAAAGAATGTATCAGATTCTTTACAGCCTGTCAATTCACTAGTTTTCATTTAGTTTTTGCCTTTTTCACTTCAAATCATTCAGCAAAGATATTTTTCCGATATGTTTTCCTTTTTCTAATAGCTGATGTGCTTCTTTTACTTCTGAAAAACCATAAACAGACTGATGAAGCATTGGTTTGACTCTATCTTGTTCAACCAAACCAGCAATTTTTGATAAATTTTCTCCCATTTTTTCCCTTCCTTCATCTGATATCAAGGGCAAAAGCAAGAATACAACATGAAGCGTCAGCCCTTTCCCGTGTAACAACGACAAATCATGGGTAGATCTGGTGTTAGTTGATATGACCGTGCCTTTAGCAGCAGCGGCCTGAAAAGAATGGTCAAGGGTTTCTTTGCCAACCGTATCAAAGACTAGATGAAATCCTTTTCCACCTGTTACTCTTTCAACATAGTCCTTTACCTTTTCTTCTTTATAGTACACTACTTCATCTGCACCTAGCTTTAATGCTATATCCGCTTTATGTTTATCTGATACCGTTGTGGTCACGTGAGCTCCCTGTTTTTTTGCCAGTTGGACAGCTATATGGCCAACACCACCAGCCGCACCGTGTATCAAGATTTTATCCCCTTTTTTTATGTTCCCTCTTTCCATCAAAGCTTCCCACGCCGTCAAAGATACTACAGGAAGCGCGGCGGCTTCTTCCATGGATAAACCCTCCGGTTTTCGAGCCGCCAGTCTTTCATCTATCACCATATATTCTGCAAGCGCACCACCGTGACCTTTGACACCTCCGCCAAGCGCAAAAACCTCGTCACCTTTTTTGAATCGTTTTACATCAGGAGATACTTCTACGATTGTTCCTGCTACATCTCCATGTAAAATAGCCGGAAAATCAGGCGTTAACGCTGGCACCAGTCCACTTCTGATTTTAATATCAATGGGGTTGACACTTGAGGCTTTTACATGAATTTTCACCTGACCTGGTAGTAGGCTTGGTTCTTCCAAAGAATGCTCCTGGAAACAATGCGCACTGCCAAATTCATTAATCACCATTGCT includes:
- a CDS encoding glycine--tRNA ligase, whose amino-acid sequence is MSQEKSMEKIVAMAKNRGFVFPGSEVYGGLANTWDYGPLGVELKNNVKKAWWKKFIQQNPHNVGLDAAILMNPKTWEASGHVGGFSDPLMDCKECKSRFRADKIIEDVLQKKADETPVDGWAPEKMKSFIEENQVSCPECGAKNFTDIREFNLMFKTFQGVTENSSTQIYLRPETAQGIFVNFKNVQRSSRKKIPFGIGQVGKAFRNEITPGNFTFRTREFEQMELEFFCKPGTDIEWFHYWSDFCKNWLLNLGLKEESIRMREHGQDELSHYSNATTDIEFRFPFGWGELWGIADRTDFDLKQHRDHSGTDFNYLDPATNEKYIPYCIEPSVGVDRVALAFLVDAYEEEAISEKDSRVVLRLHPALSPFKAAVLPLTKKLSEEAEKLFSELSKEYMIDYDEAGSIGKRYRRHDEIGTPFCITVDFDTLEDKAVTIRHRDSMDQERVSIDKLKTYLAEKLDF
- a CDS encoding zinc-dependent alcohol dehydrogenase family protein; its protein translation is MKAMVINEFGSAHCFQEHSLEEPSLLPGQVKIHVKASSVNPIDIKIRSGLVPALTPDFPAILHGDVAGTIVEVSPDVKRFKKGDEVFALGGGVKGHGGALAEYMVIDERLAARKPEGLSMEEAAALPVVSLTAWEALMERGNIKKGDKILIHGAAGGVGHIAVQLAKKQGAHVTTTVSDKHKADIALKLGADEVVYYKEEKVKDYVERVTGGKGFHLVFDTVGKETLDHSFQAAAAKGTVISTNTRSTHDLSLLHGKGLTLHVVFLLLPLISDEGREKMGENLSKIAGLVEQDRVKPMLHQSVYGFSEVKEAHQLLEKGKHIGKISLLNDLK